A section of the Oscillospiraceae bacterium genome encodes:
- a CDS encoding helix-turn-helix domain-containing protein: protein MDDNYFQITMGNNVAKYRNIAGFTQPQLAEKIGISTAFISRVERGQKMVRVRTLYRIAEVLSVSCDALLRQDEPSVCLQNIQTLLSNQPHALLPGIEKLIRVCIEQFEAKAVLHELESGEQDTP, encoded by the coding sequence ATGGATGACAATTATTTCCAAATCACAATGGGCAACAACGTGGCCAAATATCGAAATATAGCCGGTTTTACTCAGCCGCAGCTTGCGGAAAAAATCGGCATCAGCACCGCGTTTATTTCCAGGGTGGAGCGCGGGCAAAAAATGGTGAGGGTCCGAACATTGTATCGCATTGCGGAAGTTCTCAGTGTGAGCTGTGATGCCCTTTTGCGCCAAGATGAACCGTCAGTTTGTCTTCAAAACATTCAAACGCTTCTGTCCAATCAGCCGCATGCGCTTTTGCCAGGGATTGAGAAACTGATTCGCGTTTGTATTGAGCAGTTCGAAGCAAAAGCCGTTCTGCACGAATTGGAATCGGGAGAGCAGGATACACCATAA
- a CDS encoding methylated-DNA--[protein]-cysteine S-methyltransferase: MYCSCEYQSPIGKLTLASDGEKLVGLWIDGQKYHGDTLPEKAAEQDGIPVFNKTKDWLDRYFAGKMPNASELPLAPIGGAFRQGVWEVLRSIPYGKVTTYGDIAKQMAATANKATMSAQAVGGAVGHNPISIIIPCHRVVGSNGSLTGYAGGIATKVKLLAFEGVDMSTLFVPQKGTAL; encoded by the coding sequence ATGTATTGCTCTTGCGAATATCAATCTCCGATAGGCAAACTCACGCTCGCGAGCGACGGTGAGAAACTCGTCGGACTCTGGATAGACGGGCAGAAATATCACGGGGACACGCTGCCGGAAAAAGCAGCCGAGCAAGACGGCATACCCGTGTTCAACAAAACCAAAGACTGGCTTGACCGCTACTTCGCGGGCAAAATGCCGAACGCATCTGAACTTCCGTTAGCTCCTATCGGCGGCGCGTTCCGCCAAGGCGTATGGGAAGTATTGCGGTCGATTCCATACGGCAAAGTTACCACATACGGGGACATTGCAAAACAAATGGCGGCAACGGCGAACAAAGCCACGATGTCCGCACAGGCAGTCGGCGGTGCGGTCGGGCACAACCCTATCTCCATCATCATTCCGTGCCACCGCGTCGTCGGCTCAAACGGAAGTCTGACAGGTTACGCGGGCGGCATCGCCACCAAGGTGAAGCTGCTTGCCTTTGAGGGCGTGGACATGAGTACATTGTTTGTCCCCCAAAAAGGCACAGCGCTATAA
- the miaB gene encoding tRNA (N6-isopentenyl adenosine(37)-C2)-methylthiotransferase MiaB, which yields MGYAPEQQAYMARLRALFGGADAPPLAFVDTYGCQQNEADSERLRGMLFEMGCGFTSREEEADLIVINTCAVREHAEMRVLGNVGALIHTKRNKPHQLIALCGCMMQEPEAVEKVRRSYRHVDLVFGPHALPRFPELLWQALSRTGRIFDRDEGGGPLAEGLPVYRSAPPRAWVSIMYGCDNFCSYCIVPHVRGRERSRSPEAVLAEVASLVRDGYTELTLLGQNVNSYGKGLTPPIDFAALLAAVCRVSGDFTVGFMTSHPKDATRRMLDVMAENPKIRRHLHLPFQSGSDRILRAMGRGYTRASYERLIDDARARMPDLDLTSDVIVGFPGESEADFADTLSLLTRVRFHNLFTFIYSKRPGTPAASLPDDTPPAVKRERMARLLALQKQLTAGA from the coding sequence ATGGGATACGCGCCGGAACAACAGGCGTATATGGCCCGTCTGCGGGCTCTGTTCGGAGGCGCCGACGCGCCTCCGCTCGCATTTGTGGACACGTACGGCTGCCAGCAAAACGAGGCCGACTCCGAGCGTCTGCGCGGCATGCTCTTTGAGATGGGCTGCGGCTTTACGTCGCGCGAGGAAGAGGCGGATCTCATCGTCATCAACACCTGCGCCGTACGGGAACACGCCGAGATGCGGGTGCTGGGCAATGTGGGCGCGCTGATCCACACGAAGCGAAACAAGCCGCACCAGCTCATCGCGCTGTGCGGCTGTATGATGCAGGAGCCCGAGGCGGTGGAGAAGGTTCGCCGCTCGTACCGGCACGTCGATCTCGTCTTCGGCCCTCACGCGCTGCCGCGGTTTCCGGAACTCCTCTGGCAGGCGCTGTCGCGCACGGGGCGCATCTTCGACAGGGACGAGGGCGGCGGGCCGCTCGCCGAGGGGCTGCCTGTCTATCGGAGCGCGCCGCCGCGGGCCTGGGTGTCCATTATGTACGGCTGCGACAATTTCTGTTCCTACTGCATCGTGCCCCACGTGCGCGGCCGGGAACGCAGCCGGTCGCCGGAGGCCGTGCTGGCGGAGGTCGCCTCTTTGGTTCGGGACGGCTACACGGAGCTGACGCTGCTGGGGCAAAACGTCAACTCCTACGGCAAGGGGCTCACGCCGCCCATCGACTTTGCCGCGCTGCTGGCGGCGGTCTGCCGGGTTTCCGGGGATTTTACCGTCGGCTTCATGACCTCCCACCCCAAGGACGCGACGCGGCGCATGCTCGACGTAATGGCGGAAAATCCCAAGATCCGGCGTCATCTACACCTGCCGTTTCAGTCGGGCAGCGACCGGATCCTGCGGGCGATGGGCCGCGGCTACACCCGGGCGTCTTACGAGCGCCTCATAGACGACGCCCGCGCCCGAATGCCGGATCTCGACCTGACAAGCGACGTAATCGTGGGTTTTCCCGGGGAGAGCGAAGCAGACTTTGCCGACACGCTGTCACTGCTCACGCGCGTCCGGTTCCACAATCTTTTCACGTTCATCTACTCAAAGCGCCCCGGCACCCCCGCCGCCAGCCTGCCGGACGACACGCCGCCCGCCGTCAAACGCGAGCGCATGGCCCGGCTGCTGGCGCTGCAGAAGCAACTGACAGCGGGGGCGTAG
- the guaB gene encoding IMP dehydrogenase: MVNADFAVKFSKAGLTFDDVLLMPAHSETLPRAIDLRTHLTKSIVLNVPLMSAAMDTVTENRMAIALAREGGIGVIHKNMSIEQQAVEVDRVKRSENGVITNPFYLSPEHLLEDADNLMAKYRISGVPICQNGRLVGILTNRDLKFEEDLSRSISEVMTSDRLITAPVGTTLTEAKEILRRHKIEKLPLVDEHFALKGLITIKDIEKAVMYPHSARDADGRLLAAAALGCTADMMDRASALLEVGADALVLDSAHGHSKGILDALQTLKARWPEAQLVAGNVATAEGARALCEAGADAVKVGIGPGSICTTRVVAGIGVPQITAIYDAACTAQQYGIPVVADGGIQYSGDIVKALAAGGDVVMIGSLFAGCEEATGDNEIYQGRRFKVYRGMGSIGAMQQAKGSSDRYFQDENKKLVPEGVEGRVPYKGPVSEVVYQFTGGIKAGMFYCGAPDIPHLQQHGRFISITGAGLRESHPHDIYITKEAPNYTPSSL, translated from the coding sequence ATGGTCAATGCGGATTTTGCCGTCAAATTCAGCAAAGCCGGCCTCACGTTCGACGACGTCCTGCTGATGCCCGCGCACAGCGAAACCCTTCCGCGCGCGATCGACCTGCGCACCCACCTGACAAAATCCATCGTCCTCAACGTGCCGCTGATGAGCGCCGCCATGGACACCGTCACCGAGAATCGCATGGCCATCGCCCTCGCGCGTGAGGGCGGGATCGGCGTCATCCACAAAAACATGTCCATCGAACAGCAGGCCGTGGAGGTGGACAGAGTCAAGCGGTCGGAAAACGGCGTCATCACAAATCCGTTTTACCTCTCTCCGGAACATCTGCTGGAGGACGCCGACAACTTGATGGCGAAGTACCGCATCTCCGGGGTGCCCATCTGTCAGAACGGACGCTTGGTGGGCATTTTGACAAACCGCGATCTCAAATTTGAAGAGGACCTCTCCCGGTCGATCTCCGAGGTGATGACGAGCGACCGCCTGATCACGGCGCCGGTGGGCACCACGCTGACCGAGGCCAAGGAGATCCTGCGCCGCCATAAGATCGAAAAACTGCCCCTTGTGGACGAACACTTCGCCCTCAAGGGGCTTATCACCATCAAGGACATCGAAAAGGCCGTCATGTACCCGCATTCGGCGCGCGACGCCGACGGACGGCTGCTCGCGGCCGCGGCCCTCGGCTGTACCGCCGACATGATGGATAGGGCCTCCGCCCTGCTGGAGGTGGGCGCGGACGCGCTGGTGCTCGACTCGGCGCACGGACACTCCAAGGGCATTTTGGACGCCCTGCAGACACTGAAAGCACGCTGGCCCGAGGCGCAGCTCGTGGCCGGCAACGTCGCGACCGCCGAGGGCGCGCGCGCGCTGTGCGAGGCCGGCGCCGACGCCGTCAAGGTGGGGATCGGGCCGGGCTCCATCTGTACGACGCGCGTGGTAGCCGGCATCGGCGTGCCGCAGATCACCGCCATCTACGACGCGGCCTGTACGGCCCAGCAGTATGGCATCCCCGTCGTCGCCGACGGCGGCATCCAGTATTCGGGCGACATCGTCAAGGCGCTGGCCGCCGGCGGCGACGTCGTGATGATCGGTTCGCTGTTTGCCGGCTGCGAGGAGGCCACCGGTGACAATGAGATCTACCAGGGCCGCCGCTTCAAAGTTTACCGGGGTATGGGGTCGATCGGCGCCATGCAGCAGGCGAAGGGCAGCAGCGACCGCTATTTCCAAGATGAAAACAAGAAATTGGTGCCCGAGGGCGTCGAGGGGCGCGTGCCGTACAAGGGGCCTGTCTCCGAGGTGGTCTACCAGTTCACCGGCGGCATCAAGGCCGGCATGTTCTACTGCGGCGCGCCGGACATCCCCCATCTCCAGCAGCACGGGCGCTTCATCTCCATCACGGGCGCCGGTCTGCGCGAAAGTCACCCCCACGACATCTACATCACCAAAGAAGCCCCCAACTACACGCCGAGCTCGCTGTAA